The following nucleotide sequence is from Pristiophorus japonicus isolate sPriJap1 unplaced genomic scaffold, sPriJap1.hap1 HAP1_SCAFFOLD_4199, whole genome shotgun sequence.
ggcggtactgagggagcgccgcactgtcggaggggcggtactgagggagcgccgcactgtcggagaggcagtactgagggagcgccgcactgtcggcggggtagTACTTCGCATAAGATGTtaagaggccccttctgctctctcggcTGGCCGTTAAATATCCTGCAGCActtatttcaaagcagagcagcgggagttcaccccggtgtgttggggccaatatttattcagtgatgttggttgagggataaagacgtccgggtcattatcacatcgctgtgagtgggagcttgctgtgcgcaaattggcgtttcccacagtacaacagtgagcacacactccaaaagtacttcattggctgtgaagcacatgGGCCCCCAATCACGCTCTGGATCAATCGATCTATTTATTTAGCAATACGAATatcttttagttcctcattctcgctagacaccCGATACCCCACTAACATGGAAAGAATGTTGTGGCTTCTCCGTGAAGACAGACTaaaagtatgtgtttaatttctcAGCTACTTCCTTGTTCCTTTTTAATATTTCACCTTTCTCAGCCTGGAAAATCAACCGTTCCTCATGATTCAACCCTTGGAGCAATCTACCGTACAAATTATGTCGATTGAAACTCGAGTATTTTCAGCCGCGTCTCAACGCGACACACCTTCCCGCCTCGGAGTCAGAGGTCCGTGGGTTCCAGCCCGACATtctgggccgcactgtcggaggggcagtactgagggagtgctgcactgtcggaggggcagtactgaaggagcgccgcactgtcggaggggcagtactgagggagcgccgtactgctggGGGACTCAGATTAACatatcatccgaaagatggcacctccaacagtgcggcactccctcagtaccgcccctccgacagtgcagcactccctcagtactgcccctccgacagtgcggcactccctcagtactgcccctccgacagtgtggcactccctcagtactgcccctccgacagtgcagcactccctcagtactgcccctccgacagtgcggcgctccctcagtaccgcccctccggcagtgcggcactccctcagtactgcccctccgacagtgcggcgctccctcagtactgaccctccaacagtgcggcgctccctcagtaccgcccctccgacagtgcggcactccctcagtaccgcccctccgacagtgcggctctccctcagtaccgcccctccgacagtgtggcactccctcagtactgcccctccgacagtgcagcactccctcagtactgcccctccgacagtgcggcgctccctcagtaccgcccctccggcagtgcggcactccctcagtactgcccctccgacagtgcggcgctccctcagtactgaccctccgacaatgcggcgctacctcagtaccgcccctccgacagtgcggcactccctcagtacgacacAGGGAGCGTCATCCAAGATTATGTGCGCTCACGTTCCTGGTGTggggcttgatcccacaaccttctggctcagaggcgagagagagagagagagagcgcggtacccactgggccacagttgacagtgtctagcAGAACCAAAACGCATCCCCTCACAACATCCTTCCCAGAGATGTCCCTCGGCCACAATGGGTCCTCCTCCCTACCTCATCCCGGGcctaaatttcccaccccgtatcctgagactgtgtgaccccttgttccagacttcccagccccggggaaacatcctccccacatccagtctgtccaactccgtcagaattttatacctatcaatgagatcccctctcattcttctaaaccccagtgaatacaggcccagtcgacccaatctctcctcataccgacagtcctgtcatcccaggaatcagtctggtgaaccttcgttgcactccctctgtggcaagtatatccatccttgggtaaggagaccaaaactgcacacaatactccaggtgtggtctcaccaaggccctgtataactggagtaagacatccttgctcctgtgttcaaaccctctcgcaatgaaggccaacagaccattggccttcctaactgcttgctgccccggcatgtttgctttcagtgactggtgtacagggacacccagctccctctgtacatccacacttcccaagccgTCACCCTTTCAATAATACTTTGACCTGATGTTTTTCCCCGAGCAAAGTGGCTAACGTCACACTTATCCACGTTCAACTGCATCTGccctgtgtttgcccactcactcaaccgatgTAAAATCGCCTTgcggcttctttgcatcctcctcacaaccccacccaGCTTTGCGTCGTACCGAGATAGGGCGAGGTCTTCGGGCAATCGGGAAGCTGGTCTTCACTGAGAACGGGCCGCACGATCTGGCTCAGGTTGAAGTAAACATCTCCGGCCCGCGAGTTGTTTTGAAGGCCACCCATGGGTGAAGTCCCTTTTTTCCACAGGATCCCCAGGAAATAAGCCACACGCCTGCGGGACCCTTCCCGGTACAGCAGAACGATCACCATCAGCTGGACGCAGAGGAAGAGCACCAGATAGCGCACCTTCGCAGGAGGCTTGGGCGCCATTGTGCGGATCGCGCTTGGCCGGACGCGGTCGGGGAAAAAAAAAACGGGATATCTCCTCACAGAGTGCGGCTGTCGCTCCTTCCTTCAGCCAGCCATTGGCCTCCCGCTCCCCTCCGAAAATATCCTTCTGGCTGCCCCGTCTGGAGATGGGACCAGTCCACACCCCTCTTGCAGCAGGACCACCTCACAACCCAAATCTTGCCAAGGCTTGCTCAAGACAGACAGTGGCTCTCGTTTATGGCATCGCAGGTCGGCTACATAGCAACGCAACCTCCTTCAACACATCGAACCGAGGGGGTCCTTGGGCACATCATGCTGGTCAGGCATGTGGTGAGGCACGTCATGGCAACCGCTGGACACCAGTTAGACCAACAGGCACCAGTTGGGTGATGCACCCATTGATCTGAGAAGACAGAAGCACATTGGAAATCAGGACGAACATTCCCCAACCTAAAATGTTAGCATTTCGGTCGACCCAACTCCCTTCTCTTTCACCCCCACTCACAGTCCCAATAGACCCAAGCCCCTGCCCATTCACTCCCTCCGTACACAGTCCCACCAGACCCAAGCCCCTGCCCGTTCACTCCCTCcgtacactgtcccaccagacccaagccccttcccattcactccctccgtacacaatcccaatggacccaaaccgcttcccattcactccctccgtACACAGTCCCAATAGACCCAACCCCTTTCCATTCATTCCCAAGCACAcaattcccaatggacccaaaccccttcccattcactcccactgtacccaaaccccttcccattcactccctccgtacacaatcccaatggacccaaaccccttcccattcactccctccgtACACAGTCCCAATAGACCcaagcccttcccattcactcccaagcacacaattcccaatggacccaaaccccttcccattcactcccactgtacccaaaccccttcccattcactccctccgtacacaatcccaatggacccaaaccccttcccattcactccctccgtACACAGTCCCAATAGACCCAACCCCTTtccattcattcccattgtacacaatcccaatagacccaagcccttcccattcactcccaagcacacaattcccaatggacccaaaccccttcccattcactcccactgtacccaaaccccttcccattcactcccactgtacccaaacccctccccattcactcccactgtacacaatcccaacgaacccaaacccattcccattcactcccactgcacacaatcccactgttccaaattctct
It contains:
- the LOC139250743 gene encoding beta-1,4-galactosyltransferase 3-like, with translation MAPKPPAKVRYLVLFLCVQLMVIVLLYREGSRRRVAYFLGILWKKGTSPMGGLQNNSRAGDVYFNLSQIVRPVLSEDQLPDCPKTSPYLGGPIRVSFPKDLTMAEVRRKNPYVRPGGQYKPPDCESSRNTAVIIPHRNREQHLKYLLYYLHPFLQRQQLNYGIYVIHQ